TGCCCTCAATCAGTTGCCTACAGGAGGACAAAGTGCACATATGATCCATCTCTGTCTGgagccagctctgcagcctctggCTTGCGCAGGGCTGTAACAAACCCAGGCACCATTTTCCTACTGACAGGCTGCACCCTCTCTGCTGTTTAAAAAGTTGTTCTTCGCAATGGAGCTGCAAACACCATCGGTTCTTGGTTAAGTAGCCTCTAGTTGGCATTTTAGGAGACGTGAAAATACTATCACTTTATGCAgctacatttatttaaagaagaaagcgTTGTACCATGTGCCCCAGCTACAAATGGCCATTAATTTTGAGGAGAAAGAAGTCAAGAGACACGTTGTCACAAGTGACAGTATTAGAAGTGACTCTCTGAGAAATACCTTTCGTTTCCTTCCTTCACAGCGCCAATCTGAATCCTGAAAACAGTCCAACATTTTGCAATCTTTACGATTTTCAGCCTGTCCTGCTCCCACGCTGTGGGAGCATGAGCTGTGCCTCCTGCAGGCGCTGGCATGGCGATTGATGCCAGCAGTGCTCCGGAAAGCTTCATCCCatatcccatcccaccccatcctgtcccatcccatccagCACAGTGGTACCAAGCGGGGAGGACATTGCAGGCAGCCCTTGCCCAAGCAGGGACGTCAGAAGGACTGAGCCAGCGCAGGACTGGAAAGTGCCCAGCTGTCCTCGTCATATgctgtggctgctttttgctcCCTTGGGATTAAACTCCCACTCGGCTTTAAGAGGGCCTGGCTATAAGATCATGGATCCTGCACTTTTCAGATTACACAGAGCCAGTGGCAAGGCAGAAACTTGAAGTGAATGCCACTGGTTATAAATATATCCAGCCAGCAATTGCTTTTAGTTTGTTCTCTGTGGGTTAGACAGTTATGCTTTTcgtttcctttaaaaatgctcTCTTTCTCCATGATGTCGTTACATGGAAACTGCACTGAATTTCTCTCTCTATGGTAATACATACTGCTCAGAGCAATAATCTTCATTACTACATTCCTGAAAATCTAAAAATCTTAACAGGGCCAGCCCTATACATTGACCTACTGAGAACAAACTCTCAGCACGCATTCACTAAGATAATTTATTTCAGCACGTAAGGGCAGAGAAGAGCCCGGAGGCTTTGCTCCACACCCCCGTGTCCGTCAGAGCCCACCTTTGGCTGAGACCGAGCTGGGCAGGCATGGATTAGTAGCCTTCATCCTGGAGAGGCCACAGCAGCTGCCTTAGCTTTGGCATAGGGTTTTCCAGCTTGAGCAAGCCAGGCcagtgcagagaaagagagggatggGTGTCAAATCTGACTTATCCATCCTCCCCCTGGCAAGAGGCATCCGCGTTGCAGCTGCCATAGGGATTTCATGGACACTTCCTCCTGGGCAGCAATGTCCTGTGGGGCCAGGGCAACCTCCCACGCGCTGCAGTGGGGGCAAGCTTGTGCGTACCTACCCAAAAGCCACATATTTTTTGTCCAGGTAGGGAGCTGGCTGGAGGGTGATGTAGAACTGCGAGCCATTGCTGTGGCGGCCCTTGTTGGCCATCCCGAGGACCCCTCTTCCCTTGTGACGGACAGAGAAGCTTTCATCTAGGGAAAGAGTTTGAGGATGAAAAGCTGCAGTTTTGCTCCCTTTGCTGCTATTCACCGTACAGCTCCCTTTTGCCAGCTCCTGCAaactcccctttccttcttctccactctccctttccctcctccttttcccccaaaGGTCTCATCAAGTCTCATGTGAGCGAAGTCTGGTTTGAATCAATGTCCCTCCTAGAAGGAGCTTCCCACTAATGTCTAGTGCTTAAGCCAGTATAGaagctaatgaaaaatattcatgaaaaagcGCTCTAGGTGTTTCTGAATGTCAGAGCCACAGCAATGATGTCTCCAGCTCCCCGTTGTCGGTCTGTAATGCCTCTTGCTGGAAGAGCTCGGGGCACTTAGTGCAGCATTTCCCTGTGGCTACTTGGGATTATTCCCACCGTACGGATGAAGAAGGCGGGAGGCAGAGTGGGTGCTCCAGGCATCCCCTGTGAGCAGAGACAGGGCTGTGAGGGCAGGACTGGGGTGGGATGCCTGTCTGCTCCCGGTGCTCAGTGACTCGCACGGGAGGGCTTCTTTAGCCAAATAAAGTGACAGAGCTGCGTAAATGGAAAGCAGATATTTAGTTAAGGAGGTCAGGGTGCTCCCAGAGCAGAAGCTTTATTCAGCGGCTGGGGCAAGGAGAGGACGCAGACGATGGGAGACGCAAGGCAAGAGCCAGCGAGAGCTGTGAGGAGGTGAAGAAGATCCTCTGTGCTGGCTGAGGAGGGACTGGTTAGGGAGAGAAGATACAACTCTCAAGAGGGCTGACTTGACATAAGGCATGCCTGGGTTTGGGGGATGATGGCAAGGAACTTGATTCCTTCTCCTCTGGGGAGGGGAGCCTGACTAcgaggtggggagcagggggtgcaCTGATCCTAGCCTCCTCCGTCACCTGTCTCCGACCTGATCACACTGAGCAGTCCAGAGCCCCATCGAGCTCTCAACAAGCTTGAAGGAAACTGTAgaaatgtttagattttattgttctctgattttttaaaaaattctttttaccCTATTTGAGTGCCCTTCTCAGAAACTGATTCATAAAAATggtaattaaattttaaatgaacagtTACTCCCTGACTGCTGCCTTGCGGTTTGCAAAATTACTTCAGCAGGCTAATTTTGGAGTAGGATGCTTTGTCCTATGACATGATGCTCCAGTCCGAGTGATTCTCTCTAATTACCTCAGTCCTTTCAGCTCATTACAGTAAAATGCGGTTGCATCCCATTAATTTCAGCAGTCGTTGCAGTGCCTGGATGTGTGCCAAGCACGGCGTCTCCCAGAACGTTACTGGCTGACAGAGGCATCTCTCGCCCTTTTCAAATATCGAAGATATTTATCCTCTGCCCTCAGTGTAAAATAGTTTGGCGGGAAGTACTGGGAAAGCAATCTAGGCCTTAATATAGAAGGGCATACCCAAGGAAACACCTTTCTCAAGGATGAAAAGCAACTTTTAATTAGAAACGGGGAGGGGAAGAATTAGCAATCCGCTCCTTTAATGCATCAACACGTGGAGTATGTGCAATATGGGTCATAAAACTCTTCCAGAGACACTTTCAAGGTTGACAGATTCCAAATTAAATCCACCTTAAAATTACTTAAGCGATTTTTGACGCATTGTCACCTCCCCACATGACGTGGCAGCTTCTTTCCTGGGTAGCACAGGGAAAGCACAAGCTttgcctggaggaggaggatggagctgggagcAAAACGCTGCGCCCTGGGCTGGGGCTTCATGCCACAGCTCTCCTGTATGCAGAGGTGCCTACGCACGCTTAAACTCATTTTCCTCTGCAGACAATTTCTGCCTGAACAGAAATTGCGCGAGATGTGCACTAGCACAAATCTATTGGGTAGCATTGCTGGAAAAGAGGATTCACAAACTTTTAAATCCTGGGTGACATCCACCTTGCAAACACTTAAACATGCAGTCCTAGTTTTTTCCGATACCAGCTTATATTCTTTCTGAGATATGTGTGTCCCGAGGGTCTAGGCCTGCTGCTATTTTAGGAGCTCCAGCATCAAAGAAGTGACTTTTGCTCCTTCCTACCCACTCTAGGCAGCCTGTAGCATTTACTGCCTTAAATCCTGCACGCTGGGCTTCCACTTCCAGCAGCTTTCCTGCCCACCAGCACTGCGACTCGGCTGGGCAGAGTGGGCTAGCGACCTGCCTCCAGCCGGGTTTTGCTCCGTCTGTCCCAGGCCCTCGAGGTGAAAGCAGCTTCTCCTCATGAGTAGGCTCTTCACCGTCTTGGGAAAGAAAGTTTTCAGCTACACTTGGCATTTCTGAGCTCTCTGTtggctcctgcccagcctgctcGAATGTCACATCGTTTGCGCCATTGGCAGGGGGAAAGCTTTTATATAAGGGAACATAAATCAGTTTTGAAAGTGCTTTAACTGTCATAAAACATCTTCATGGGTAGCATTTAATCTAAACAGAAGATCCCAAATGTCTATGTCAATTATAtgggttgtttttcttaaatatggcAAGTTGTaatgttctcttttctttacattttattactttataCCAGTATGGGGGAACATTTTCTGTTAAACTTAGCTCATGTTTGTCATTTCTTGACTTTCATGGTTTTATGTGAGATTGAGAAGTAACTCCCCTTACATCAGCAGAGTCACGTAGCTGCTGGCAGCGATGCTTGCAGTGTCCCCAAGCCTGAAAAGCTGCCTGAGGTCCAGGAAATCTAGAGTTAAAGCCGACTTACTTCCATtactttaaatgcatttaaacaagAGGTGTCAGGTGCCTAGAGATCTGTAGCTAATCCACTTCTACATTTCTAAGGTCCTGTCCACAAGGTGAATACTCGCAGTTTGAAGTAGAAGAGTGGGTGACCATCAGCCCTCATTtaggcagggagaaggggctggtgGAGCTGAGCGTCAGGCAGGGGACATCAGAGGAGGGGGCCAAGGTTACAGATCAAAAAGTGACCTCGCTAAAGCAGTCCGCTCATGCTAACGCAAGCAGGTAATAATTCTGACTGAAAAACAAACCCTTTTGCTTTAGGGAGATGAAAGGAAATTCCCAGGTTATTCTGTGCATAGGGTCAGGTAGACAACTTGATTTTTGCGGAAATTTGCCATTTGTGCAGTAAAATAGCTGAGGAACCATACCTTCAAAGGTGGGACCATAAATTGACTCTCCTTCGTCTCCCTTTCCAGTTATGATGTCTGCAGGATAGATAAAAGTAACGGTCAGAGAGCAGGTTTATCACAGGCATTTTTGGGGGTTGTCGGTGAGCAGCTCAGCCGAGGTCAGAGACATGGGTTGCACATCAGCCTGGGGGAACAACTGCGTCCATCTTTCTGTTTTACTACTGAAGTTTTATCAGAACTTTGGGAAGAGCTCTGCTTCCGTCCCAAGAGATGGTCTCTCCATGGAGAACTATTTCACACAGCGCATTTAATCGCTGCCCCTCTGAGAAGGTCCAGCATCTCctgctgggagagctcctgcGGTGGCAGTGGCCAGCCAAGGAAGGGGCGTCCTGGAGAAGGACACCTGTCCAAGGGAGTAGGGTTAGAATAAGGAAGGATGAAAATGTGGCTGTGATATTATGGTGAGTTAAGACCACTAACTTGTCTGAGAAAAGAGATTTGATAGGAGAAAAATTCCTACTGAACCAGATTTCTGATGAGTAAGGTGCTGAACAAACCTGatgcatctgttttttaaattttttttttaaagaagtctggttttgttactttatttAGACATTGTCTTATACCAGTCATGTTATGGTTAGTCCTCTACAGTAGCAAGCTTGTAATTTTAGGTTGCTTTTATGGACTACATAGATATCTGCATAGTTATTCATGAAAAGTAGGAGGTGTATCTTCAAAGTATAAACTTGAAATGGATTTAAGCACTCACATTTGGAGCAAAGCAAACACAGGTAAGAAATACATGTAGGTAAGATGCATGATAGACCAAAAGGGAGTAACAAAGGAAATGCCTTCTGATACACCTATCTTGACTACCCTGGGGATGTCAGTCAGGCAAGCTGTGTCACTCATCGTTCGTGGTGCCTTCCTCCTCGGTGCCACACTCCAGGCATAGCGCTGGTGTTCAGACAACTCACCAGCACGTTTGCAAGGGCTCTGACACTTGGCTAAATGCCTCCATAAGTTAATCTCTCTATAAAACAATATGTTTTGCTATGGATATTCTTAGTGTTTTCATGTTTCCAATTAGTTTCCTAATTACTTACCAAAGAACTTTATGGAAAagagttttaatatttttgattAGTTCCATAAATTCTTTTGAAAAGGTCTTGGATaatcaaaagaacaaattatCCAAACTTCTCCTGTCTTTAGAAAGTGAGATggctaaaagagaaaatgttttctggtttttatatAGATATTAATTAAGAGATTAGCTTTGTCCTGGAGTTGTGTCTCCATGGATGAAGACTGTTATTCATGCAGATCATCCTCCCCGCCTTGTGCTGTAACTGAGTTTTACTCAGGACACCTGGAAACGCACCTCCTCCTTGGATCCACCCATTTTTCACAAGGCGATGAAAAAGGGAGTTTTTGTAGGTGAGCTCTCGGCCATCGCGGGAAGATGTTGCTCCTCCAGCACACAGGGCACGGAAATTCTCACAGGTCCTGGGACACGCGTCCGAAAAGAGCTGCAAAAACGAGAAGAGGAAAACGTGTGAAATTCCTAGCTGACATCCACTGGCCAGAGTTCTGTCCCCCCTCCTTCAGCAGGTGAAACCACCATGCTGGGTGGACTTGTTTCTcgcttttgcttttctcctctgtaaCATACCTCAAAGAGCAGCCTCCCGACGGGCTGTTCCTCAATGGCTATCTCCAGGTACACAAACATGTGctgtttaaagcagaaaaacaaatgcagtgaGGGAAAGGCCTGCTCTTCGTGCTGCACTCGCTTCCTAACGCAGGCCAGGGTCCAGCCTCCTGGCATGAATGGTCTCAGAAAATGTCCACAGGATTGTCAATGCACAACAGTGTTCCtactaatttgtttaaataaacaaaaaggtaGAGGATGTTTCACTTCATTCTGGGCAGAAATAATCCTAACAGTGTGTTAAAGAGAACTACTCGGCAGGGCCTGCTTcttcctcatttatttatttacatgccTGTTGCAGCCCATACAATACAGGCAGGAATAAATGAATCCACAGGAATGCCGGCCACCCTGCCAAAAAATGGACATTTGTCGCTCTTCACAGCCAGCCTCAAATCTGCATGCCATCAATGCCATAGCTTCTATGTTACTCATTTCAGTATGACATTGCCATAGCTTCTATGTTACTCATTTTagtatgacattttatttttctctgttcttaatACTGTGTCAGCACCGGCTGCATCGCACCTCATGACACCATGGCATTTCAGGGGGTCttggctgggaaaggagaggttTGGAGTTGGGCTTTTGGTACCCAAGAATAAGGGTACCCACGAAGTTTGGTACCCAAGGGCTGGGTGGTTTGGGATTTTGGAGCAGCACATTTGCAGCATGGTCAGCAATGTGCTTTTGTTGGACTGTTCATCCCTGAAGCAGTTAATACATGTCGGGCAACAGGACTAGTGTTTGCCCCTTCCTGGTTGCCAAGAGGCGTGGAGGCTCTGCCATCCTCGTCCTCGGCAGGGGATGCTCCGCGCCAGCCTTTCCATCCCCAGCTCTGGCCCTGCCATCGCAGGGCAGAAACCAAGAAACTGCCACCGGTGTGCTCactctcacagaatcacagaatcgtataggttggaaaagacctttaagatcatcaagtccaactgtaaacctaacactgccaagaccaccactacaccatgtccataagcacctcatccaaatgtcttttaaatacttccagggatggcgactcaaccacttccctgggcagcctgttccaatgctggacaaccctttcagtgaagtaaaatttcctaatatccagtctaaacctcccctggtgcaacttgaggccatttcctctcgtcctatcacttgttacctgggagaagagaccgacccccaccgctctacaacctcctttcaggtagttgtagagagcgataaggtctcccctcagcctccttttctccaggctaaacagtcccagctccctcagccgctcctcataagacttgtgctccagacccttcaccagcttcgttgcccttctctggacacgctccagcacctcaatgtctctcttgtagtgaggggcccaaaactgaaccttcctccttcctcctcgtGGTATCTGCCCTTTCATCTGACAGCCTCTCCAGCCACTTACAGACCTTGTACTCTTCTCGTAAAACAGTGCTACTTGCCTGGctgtttttcagatattttgtgtAGAAATCCTCAGCAATCGCTTGGTAAAGTGCCTCGGGCTTAAAGTCGCAATAGTCCCACTCATGGTGAGACCACTTGAGCAGCTCCTTCTCGTCCCCCAGCAGCTGGCCACCAACGAAGCACATCACCGAGGAGGCATACGCCCACACCTCACCTCTCAGTTCCTGCATTGCAGAGGGACAACATAAAGCCTCCAGGGATTATTTACACCTTTAGTGAAGAAGCAGTCAGTAACAATCCATCATGCCTGTGATATTTTTATGCCTTTCCTACTTTTCAAACCACAAATCCTGCCAAGGGGAAGGGATTGGGCAGCTTTCGGTGAGGTGCGCTGATGCTGCATGCAGTTATGTGCCCTAAAGGTCTGGATCCTGCTGCTATGGTACGTTATCGTGACGACAGTCACCTGGGTGTCACTTTAGCGGCAGCTCAGTCTGAACAGGAAAAGCACCCAGagagccccatcctgccccgAAGGTCTCTGAGGACATTAAATAAAGCGGAGTGGAAAAGCCCGCTTCGGAAATCTGCAGATGGCACCGAGCTGCGAGatgctgcagccccggggagaGGACTCGTGTCCAAAACAAGCTGAGGAAACGAGAgttaccttctttttctcctgcaaataTTCATGCCATGCAAATTCTACTAAAGGCTGTATTACAGGATCTGCAAACTTGCTTGGAAACTTCAGCTTCAGAGCCTAGATTAtcaaggtaaggaaaaaaaattgcttactAGCAGTTTAATATGCCCCCCCCCCATCCGATCACAGCTTGTATTTCCCTCATGAACTACAGACTAAGCCATGTTCTGATCCAGTTATTGCACTGCACCCCTCATGCCTCTGGCGTCATTCCTGACACTTGCAGAAGTACACGGAAACTGTTCTAAATTCCTGTTTGCAGATGTAGTGGGTGTCTTGGTTTTCTGTGAAGGGCTGCTTCACAAATATTATTGAATTATACTGGTACTCCCTCCCACTCCCACATGAGATGGATGTAAGCAGTGAGATATTCAGAGATGTCTCTGAGCATCATCACTgcatttttgcatgcattttgcaGGCATGGGGAGTTGCAGTCCTCTATTGTCCCAGGAGGTTGGGCCCAGGGCCTTGGGGCAAGCAAGTGACTTGGTGAAAGCTGCAAGGTGAATGTTTCCAGTCCCCGTTGCTTGTACCGTTGCCTCAGGAGCACACCGCTATTCAGATATGGGACATTGCTGTCCATGGATTTAGCCTCATCTCCATGTGGGCTGTACACAAGTGCCACAAGCTGGGGCTTAAAGCCAGCCCAGCTGGCCTTAAACAGAATAAAGCGAAGGAGTGACTTTCTATTCAGCTCCCAGTCGCTGTTGCTATTGTTGGGAcagtggctggaaaaaaaaaaggaaaaaagccaagagGCACACACCCCCTGCAGCTATCGGCTTGGCTTGTCCTTAGGGCTGCTGATAGATGGCAGAGCTTTGTCAGCTGTAAGTAACGCTGGGGAAAAGCCTCCAGATAAACTTACGGGCAGGGAGGGCATAAAGGTCAGCTTTGTGCACCCCATGGTGGGCTGCGTGCTGTGCATCCGCTGCACAGCCGAGCTTCTCATGAAAAGACTGCGAAACCCCGTGAGGTTTgcagctcttttctttcccagctgcacCGACAGAGCTGTGTTAAAGGGCTTGTCATAAGCTGCCGAGCAAGTCAGGCAGAGCTGCGATGTGCATGACACCTtacacagcactgcacagctgtAAAATTTATTGGAGGTGTAGGAACAAGGAGGTGAGGATGCTGCAACGGAgaccccccgccccgcagcgccgaGCTGGCAGCCTGTAAAGCCTTGGTGCCTGTGCCTGCACCTGGCAGCGCCAAAGAAGAGCAGAAACccaaaaatcagaatattttcttcctaagaGCTGCCGCCAGGTGCAGGCGTACCTCTGCTTATTTACTTCCCAACCCGACTCCAGGGTTGAAGCCCAGGGGTTACCTCTGCCACACACTTGGCCACGTGGAAAGCCGGATCCCGGAGCAGCCCCACCACCGTCACCGCCACCGCCACACGCCGTGGGCCCATGGCACCTTGGCCACCACGAGTCCCAGTCCGTCAACAGAGCCCGGCTCCACGGCAACACCGGACACCAACAGCCCCCCCTCGCATTTCTAAGCACTTGCCAAGCCTAACGTAAGCGGGTTTCAACCCTGTGGGAGGGTGGGAAATACTCCGGTTTCTGTTTTccccagaaggaaggaaaaccagaTTAGAGGGAAGTGTGTGGCAGAGCAGAGGACTGAAGCCAGCTCTTTCCAGAGCTCATGACGGATGCTGTCAGTACGGGGTCATTACCTTGTTGCTAAGGGTGGCTAACAGCAGATGCCCAGCAAAAAGTGGTAAGAATAAGCAAACACAACAGCACTGCTTCCCCGTTATTCTCCCAGCCTGCAGTGAGCCTCTGCTCAAGGA
The Mycteria americana isolate JAX WOST 10 ecotype Jacksonville Zoo and Gardens chromosome 3, USCA_MyAme_1.0, whole genome shotgun sequence genome window above contains:
- the PPIL6 gene encoding putative inactive peptidyl-prolyl cis-trans isomerase-like 6 is translated as MGPRRVAVAVTVVGLLRDPAFHVAKCVAEALKLKFPSKFADPVIQPLVEFAWHEYLQEKKKELRGEVWAYASSVMCFVGGQLLGDEKELLKWSHHEWDYCDFKPEALYQAIAEDFYTKYLKNSQHMFVYLEIAIEEQPVGRLLFELFSDACPRTCENFRALCAGGATSSRDGRELTYKNSLFHRLVKNGWIQGGDIITGKGDEGESIYGPTFEDESFSVRHKGRGVLGMANKGRHSNGSQFYITLQPAPYLDKKYVAFGQLIEGTEVLQRLEAVPTYNERPTVACKIINCGAFEP